CTTGGAATGCTTCAGTACTTTCAGCTGCAATAGGATTGATTGCAAACAATTTGGGAGGATTGAGAGGAATGCCAATTGCTGTAATGGCTTTTATTCCTCATGGAACTTTTGAGTTGACGGCCTATTTTATAAGTGCAATAGCGGGTGGATTGCTTTCTGTTGCAGTTACCAGAAAAAAGTCTAAAAACTTTTGGTATATAATAAAGGATTCTTTTTTTATGATGATCTTAGCTATTATTTTCATAATTATCGGGGCGATTATTGAAACATTCATTATAATAATGTAAAAATTATGACCACACAGTATAGTGGCATTTACCACAATAGCTCCTAACTTTTCCGTTCTTCTCTTTGTGTTCTGCCATGTATATACCTTCACCACATCTGGGGCAGTTTTTCTTTGTTTTCACTTGCTTTTCACCTTCAATTTTTGTGAATTCCCATTTTTTTGTTGGTTTGTGTTTCATGAACTTTCTCCCTCACTTTCATTCTTTTTTTCTTCCTTTTCTTTTTTCACCTTTTTTTCTTTCCATATATATGATTTAACCTTTGTCCTGGCTCTACCCTTTTCCGTGAAAATCCACAATTCTATGTTTTCTGGATTTCCATTGAACTTTTCTGCTATAAGTTTTATTAAATCATCTTTTTTAGGGGTAGGTTCTCTTGGGTGATCTATTATTATATATATGTCCCTTCTTTTCAGGGGTTTATT
The sequence above is a segment of the Candidatus Aenigmatarchaeota archaeon genome. Coding sequences within it:
- a CDS encoding 30S ribosomal protein S27ae; the protein is MKHKPTKKWEFTKIEGEKQVKTKKNCPRCGEGIYMAEHKEKNGKVRSYCGKCHYTVWS